One genomic segment of Streptomyces sp. RerS4 includes these proteins:
- a CDS encoding nickel-dependent hydrogenase large subunit — protein MTPKTKAAGAGSGLVEMAWDPITRIVGSLGIHTKIDFKQKRVAECYSTSSVFRGYSVFMRGKDPRDAHFITSRICGICGDNHATCSVYTQNMAYGVKPPHLAEWIINLGESAEYMFDHNIFQENLVGVDYCEKMVRETNPGVLEKAERTPAPHADDHGYKTIADIMRSLNPIEGDFYREALQVSRYTREMFCLMEGRHVHPSTLYPGGVGTIASVQLFTDYMSRLMRYCEFMKRVVPLHDDLFDFFYEALPGYEEVGRRRVLLGCWGALNDPEYCDFTYANMADWGRKMFVTPGVIVDGKLVTNDLTKINLGIRILLGSSYYDDWEGKEQFVTHDPLGNPVDPRHPWNQHTIPAPQKRDFDDKYSWVMSPRWFDGKEHLALDTGGGPIARLWSTALSGLVNTDYVQATGHSVVITLPRTMTKPETRFEWKIPQWSNALERNRARTYFQAYAAAIALHCAEKGLAEVRAGRTQTWEKFEVPDESVGVGFTEAVRGVLSHHMVIRDGRIANYHPYPPTPWNASVRDSYGTPGPYEDAVQNTPIFEENSPENFKGIDIMRTVRSFDPCLPCGVHMYVGGGKTVKTLHVPTGLSGLGG, from the coding sequence TGACACCGAAGACGAAGGCGGCCGGCGCCGGCAGCGGCCTGGTGGAGATGGCCTGGGACCCGATCACCCGGATCGTGGGCAGCCTGGGCATCCACACGAAGATCGACTTCAAGCAGAAGCGGGTCGCGGAGTGCTACAGCACCTCGTCGGTCTTCCGCGGCTACAGCGTCTTCATGCGCGGCAAGGACCCGCGCGACGCGCACTTCATCACCAGCCGCATCTGCGGCATCTGCGGCGACAATCACGCGACATGCTCCGTCTACACGCAGAACATGGCCTACGGGGTCAAGCCGCCCCACCTCGCCGAGTGGATCATCAACCTCGGCGAGTCGGCGGAGTACATGTTCGACCACAACATCTTCCAGGAGAACCTGGTCGGGGTCGACTACTGCGAGAAGATGGTCCGCGAGACCAACCCCGGCGTCCTGGAGAAGGCCGAGCGCACCCCCGCCCCACACGCCGACGACCACGGCTACAAGACCATCGCCGACATCATGCGCTCCCTCAACCCCATCGAGGGCGACTTCTACCGCGAGGCGCTCCAAGTGAGCCGCTACACACGGGAGATGTTCTGTCTGATGGAGGGGCGACACGTGCATCCCTCCACGCTCTACCCGGGCGGCGTCGGCACGATCGCCTCCGTCCAGCTCTTCACGGACTACATGAGCCGCCTCATGCGGTACTGCGAGTTCATGAAGCGCGTCGTCCCGCTCCACGACGACCTCTTCGACTTCTTCTACGAGGCCCTTCCCGGCTACGAGGAGGTCGGCCGGCGTCGCGTGCTGCTCGGCTGCTGGGGCGCCCTCAACGACCCCGAGTACTGCGACTTCACGTACGCCAACATGGCCGACTGGGGCCGGAAGATGTTCGTCACCCCGGGCGTGATCGTCGACGGCAAACTGGTCACCAACGACCTCACGAAGATCAACCTCGGCATCCGGATCCTGCTCGGAAGCTCGTACTACGACGACTGGGAGGGCAAGGAGCAGTTCGTCACGCACGACCCGCTCGGCAACCCGGTCGATCCGCGGCACCCCTGGAACCAGCACACCATCCCCGCCCCGCAGAAACGGGACTTCGACGACAAGTACAGCTGGGTCATGTCGCCGCGCTGGTTCGACGGCAAGGAGCACCTCGCCCTCGACACCGGCGGCGGCCCCATCGCCCGTCTGTGGTCCACCGCCCTGTCCGGACTGGTGAACACCGACTACGTGCAGGCCACCGGGCACAGCGTGGTCATCACCCTGCCGCGCACGATGACGAAGCCCGAGACGCGCTTCGAGTGGAAGATCCCGCAGTGGAGCAACGCCCTGGAGCGCAACCGTGCCCGGACCTACTTCCAGGCGTACGCGGCGGCGATCGCCCTGCACTGCGCCGAGAAGGGGCTCGCCGAGGTACGCGCCGGACGCACCCAGACCTGGGAGAAGTTCGAGGTCCCGGACGAGTCCGTCGGGGTCGGCTTCACGGAGGCGGTGCGCGGCGTCCTGTCGCACCACATGGTGATCCGCGACGGCAGGATCGCCAACTACCATCCGTACCCGCCGACTCCGTGGAACGCCAGCGTCCGCGACTCCTACGGCACGCCGGGACCGTACGAGGACGCCGTACAGAACACCCCGATCTTCGA